The Solanum pennellii chromosome 4, SPENNV200 genomic interval aaaaaaaatgaaacaataaCTAAAGGAAGACAAGAAGCTACACATGCAACAGCACAAGTCTTCCATGAACTCCAGACACCCTGCAATATATGTATTGCCCCCCATTATGCACTCAGCTAATTTTCCCCGTCCGCCAGACCAAAACACAGGACGGGGAGGACCTACATTTTCCCTCCAGATTACCATCTCTATATGAAAAATTGATGATGATACTTGTATTAACTTTATATAGCACATATCCGCAATTTAATTTTGCTACAAATATTCCAAGCTACAACAGAAATGGACATGGAACCTAAAAAGGGAAGTTTTTGTGCAACATAGGACTAacgttttttttttggaaactgGTAACTTTAACATAGGACTAAcgttttacaaaaaaataggttgagattatttaattaaaatagatacaTTTAGCACAGTATGATAAGGATACTGTGATGGAACTACCTGGAGAACAACTGAAGATGTTATGAAACCAATCGCATATTCACCAATTCGGGGATGACGAATTATAGCGACTTCCTTGAAAGCATTGGTATTCTGGTCTGTAGTAAAAAACAGGCAAAGAAATCAAACAAGTCCTATTAGCCCAGAGCAAGATACAGACATATATTAGAACTACATCAATCCAGCAGAATTTCATCTTCACTTATCACACATACAGCCAGACACGGGTAACTTAAGAACTTAGCCACCAATCAAATAAAGCTGCATAAATTGTTGCGAGATAAATCAGAAGTCCAAATAAAATCCATTATCAAAAAAAGTCCAAATAAAACCCATGAATAATATGTCCCTAAGAATAGGCTTTGTGAATTGATCCTAATGTGCTTCCATATTCTAATGTATTAAATAATAGTGATGTCCTAAGGTGCTTCCAGTGTTATCGCaaacatcaatataaaatgAAAGAGCGAACAGCCATGTGCTTCAAACATATTTATGCTTCTATCATTACCAGTTAAAGTGGATCACTTGGAATAATTGATTGAAACAAAATACTCTATTTATCTCTTGATCTTAAAAGGTAAATCAGATTAAAAATTGAATCTCAGCTGTTAGTTTATTATACCACCAGTAAAGAATCTTCTTCCCAATCATAGCTAATATGGAAAAAACAACCAATTAACCGAAAACACTACCATTCTTTCATATAAGCATTCTGCTCGAAGGAAGCATTCTTTCATGATGATTGAAAAGGGatttcaaagattattttatcAAAGCTAAATCTGCACTCGACATATCTATATCTCATTAATACTCCATCATTAGGAAATTAAAAGGTGCAACCAAACAACAATGATTACCTGGTGAAATAGCAGAACTAATTTGCTTTGATGCAGAGTATAAATGCTTCACAAAGGGCATTCTCTTTATAAACCACTCCCCTAACCAGAAAACTGTTGAACCCAGCCATGATGAAGCAAAAATGCCAACGAAGAATATGAAGGTTATCGATGTGACAAATCCAAGGCCTGTAAGTATAAGGGAAGCATTTATAAATTTACCAGCTACACAGGCTTTTATTGAAGACACAGCTCATGATGATGCTAATAATTTTACCAGAAATATCACAAATACCAACATGATGAATGCATCAAAGATTACTACAGCAAGCAAAATGGGAAATAAAATCCTGCAATGCCAAAAGTAACGTACCAAATATGTCAATACCAAGTCTTTCATATATGGGGCTGAAGAAACCATCAACAAATTGAATAAACCACCATGTGATGAAAAATGTAACAGCCACGGGAAAGAGGACCACACTGTGAATAAGCAATATCCACCAAAATTAGTATGTAGAGATTCACATAAGACAAAGGAAGTAGGCATCCAGTGAATGGAGATACTGATAGAAAGAAGGACGGAGAATCATGCATGCACTTCTCGGTCCTGTCTCCAAGGGACATGACACTGAGAAAGGTATCCCACAAGCCAATAATAgtacattttcttttcttaagtAGTTGATAAGGAAAAATCAAAGACTAGGGATTTTGATAAGCTCCCCACCATCCAGTCATGAACTTCTTTGACACCCAACTTTGAAGAACAGCATAGCAAGCCTGATCAAATAAATGTCAGAATTAGTATGATCAGTATGTAGATATGGAAATGAGTTTTTGCACAGTGGAAGAAATAGGAAGGAACAAACATGGTATCTTTCACAAAACCTCAGATGTTAGTGAATTAATATGTACATATCCAGCAAGAAcaattacttctttttttttggataaccAGCAAGACTACTACTTTTAGAATTCTAAATCACAATTCTTCAACACTTCTCTTTGTGATATCAAGCCAATTTCCTTGCTTAACAGCTCTCTCAGTTATCATTTGCTAGAAGATCTAAACAAAGAATATCTCAGTAATTGTGTGTCATTGTCAAACCAATTAGTTCAACTCTCTCTTGTGATACCTTATCCAATGAAAAAAAGGAACATTAATTACCTTTTCAACGAAAAATGatcagtattttttttttttgatgacaaaggaaacccgcagccgctaccctttgggtgcgcacagggtaaaagccctgctcctatgcaatagctcgcaaaccacataggagacgAACCACACTAGGCAAGcctggtgcgacgagctcgacccagaaggcaaaccccttgctttcgctggcaaggggtttcgaacttgagacctccaacatggaagtcccaagctcaaaccactTTTGGTTATGGTACTAGAGATTTTGTTATGAAGAGCTGgcatgaaatttaaataaaaatacttttggTCAAACTTTGGAGATCTATGAAGTCACAGAATATGTTACTAGAGATTTTGTTGAGTAAGCCACACTAACCCATCAATTTGGGATCCAAATTCGAGATTTTCCTTGGAATGGAATAAGCTCCATCGAACTAGTGTTCTTTCCCATTGACAGGAACTTAGTTGATTACAGTAccaaagaactttttttttctgcATAAGACTGATTTTATTAACTAAGCAGCAACAAAAAGATAATGCTGGAGGAGTTACAGCTTCGAGATTTTCCTTGGAATGGAATAAGCTCCATCGAACTAGTGTTCTTTCCCATTGACAGGAACTTAGTTGATTACAGTAccaaagaactttttttttccttcataaGAATGATTTTATTAACTGAGCAGCAACAAAAAGATAATGCTGGAGGAGTTACAGCCAAAAGAGGGAGGCCATTAGAAGTCGTGTATTGAGCTACAGGTATCACAACTTGTTATCTTTGAAATTTCCAAGTAATATCCTCCT includes:
- the LOC107015650 gene encoding protein LIKE COV 2, giving the protein MADDKKESTSSSPLRNETLHEDPEDLVKSPPSSPNSSTRKACYAVLQSWVSKKFMTGCVVLFPVAVTFFITWWFIQFVDGFFSPIYERLGIDIFGLGFVTSITFIFFVGIFASSWLGSTVFWLGEWFIKRMPFVKHLYSASKQISSAISPDQNTNAFKEVAIIRHPRIGEYAIGFITSSVVLQRDDGDEELCSIFVPTNHLYIGDVFLVNSNDIIRPNLSVREGIEIIVSVGMSMPQVISPIERITRQNDRIPLNRMLK